TATGCGTTCCCTTCTTTATCCACTCATCTCTCACTACGGGCTTTGTTGCGGGGGTTGTTGTTATGAGAACGTCACAATCGCAGACCTCTTTTGCTTCTTTCAGCTCGCAGTTCACTCCTTGCGACTCACAGAACTTTTTAAAATTCTCCTCAGCTCTCTTGCTCACATCAAAAGCCTTTACGAGCTCAATCTTGCATAGTTCTTTGATTGCAAGCAGTTGATAGCGAGCCTGTTTTCCACAGCCTATAAATCCGAAAACTCTACTGTCTTTTCTTGCGAGATGCTTCACCGCCACTCCTCCAGCTGCGCCAGTTCGCAATGAAGTCAAAAAGGTCGCATCCATAACAGCTAAAGGAAATCCGTTTGAGGGATTGTTCAAAATCAGCACAGCCATAACGGAAGGCAAACCCTTTTCGGGATTTTTTGGATGCGAGTTAACCCATTTAACGCCAGCGTAACCCATGAGATAGGCGGGCATAGCCCTCAAGTCGCCATGCTCAAATGTGAGGTAAACCTTTGGGGGCATGAGAGCTTTTGATAATGAAT
Above is a window of Archaeoglobaceae archaeon DNA encoding:
- the ala gene encoding alanine dehydrogenase, translated to METLILSAEEVKKLITMKEAINVVENAFREYSLSKALMPPKVYLTFEHGDLRAMPAYLMGYAGVKWVNSHPKNPEKGLPSVMAVLILNNPSNGFPLAVMDATFLTSLRTGAAGGVAVKHLARKDSRVFGFIGCGKQARYQLLAIKELCKIELVKAFDVSKRAEENFKKFCESQGVNCELKEAKEVCDCDVLITTTPATKPVVRDEWIKKGTHINAIGADAPGKQELEIELLLRAKIVVDDMHQALHGGEVNVAVSKGIISEKDIHATLGEVVAGLKKGREGKEITIFDSTGLAIQDIAVAKLVYEKAVERNAGKRIRLIDLE